A genome region from Sphingobium sp. WTD-1 includes the following:
- a CDS encoding GntP family permease: MAVAIAALALILLMLAAYRGMSVILMAPLLAMLAVFLTDPAAVPTAFSGLFMDKVATFLKLYFPVFLLGALFGKLVEISGFSRAIVTAVIGFVGAGRAIPAIMIVTALLTYGGVSVFVAVFAVYPFAAEMFRRADIPKRLVPATIGLGALTFTMDALPGTPQIQNVIPASFFGTTAWAAPVLGMIGSVVIAATGLAYLNWRRRAMAAAGEGYGAPETLVNEPDRQEEAVAIHPLVALLPLLVVGLGNLALTLVIPRITGGAEEVSIRLAGLPDPVTAKVTQQAALWAVEGALLLGIATILIFAFSVVARRFAEGAKAAVGGALLAGMNTAVEYGFGGVIAALPGFLVVKDALKAVPNPLINEAITVTTLAGITGSASGGLSIALAAMADQFVAAGDAAGIPREVLHRVASMASGGMDSLPHNGAVITLLAVTGLTHRQAYKDIFALTLIKTMTVFVVIAVYYLTELV, encoded by the coding sequence ATGGCGGTCGCAATCGCGGCACTGGCGCTGATCTTGCTGATGCTGGCGGCCTATCGCGGCATGAGCGTCATATTGATGGCGCCCTTGCTCGCCATGCTGGCGGTGTTCCTGACCGATCCGGCGGCGGTGCCCACCGCCTTTTCCGGCCTGTTCATGGACAAGGTCGCCACTTTCCTGAAACTCTATTTCCCCGTCTTCCTGCTCGGCGCGCTGTTCGGCAAGCTGGTCGAGATATCGGGCTTTTCCCGCGCGATCGTGACGGCGGTGATCGGTTTCGTCGGCGCGGGGCGGGCGATCCCGGCGATCATGATCGTGACGGCGCTGCTGACCTATGGCGGGGTGTCGGTGTTCGTGGCGGTGTTCGCCGTCTACCCCTTCGCTGCCGAGATGTTCCGCCGCGCCGATATTCCCAAGCGGCTGGTGCCGGCCACCATAGGGCTTGGCGCGCTGACCTTCACCATGGATGCGCTGCCCGGCACGCCGCAGATCCAGAATGTCATTCCGGCCAGCTTCTTTGGCACCACCGCCTGGGCGGCGCCGGTGCTGGGCATGATCGGATCGGTGGTGATCGCGGCGACGGGCCTTGCCTATCTCAACTGGCGGCGCCGGGCGATGGCGGCCGCGGGGGAGGGCTATGGCGCGCCCGAAACGCTGGTCAACGAACCCGATCGGCAGGAAGAGGCGGTCGCCATCCACCCGCTGGTCGCCCTGCTGCCGCTGCTGGTGGTAGGGCTGGGCAATCTGGCGCTGACCCTGGTGATCCCGCGCATCACCGGCGGGGCGGAAGAGGTGAGCATTAGGCTGGCGGGGTTGCCCGATCCGGTGACGGCGAAAGTGACACAGCAAGCGGCACTGTGGGCTGTGGAGGGGGCGCTGCTGCTGGGCATCGCCACCATCCTGATCTTCGCTTTCTCGGTCGTGGCGCGGCGCTTTGCGGAAGGGGCGAAGGCGGCGGTCGGTGGCGCCCTGCTGGCGGGGATGAACACGGCGGTCGAATATGGCTTTGGCGGAGTGATCGCGGCGCTGCCCGGCTTCCTGGTCGTCAAGGATGCGCTGAAGGCGGTGCCGAACCCGCTGATCAACGAAGCCATTACGGTGACGACCCTGGCCGGCATCACGGGATCGGCGTCGGGCGGCCTGTCGATCGCGCTGGCGGCGATGGCGGACCAGTTCGTTGCGGCGGGCGATGCGGCGGGTATCCCAAGAGAGGTGCTGCACCGGGTCGCGTCGATGGCATCGGGGGGCATGGACAGCCTGCCGCACAATGGCGCGGTCATCACCCTGCTGGCGGTGACGGGCCTCACCCATCGCCAGGCCTATAAGGACATATTCGCGCTGACCCTCATCAAGACGATGACTGTCTTCGTCGTGATCGCCGTCTATTATCTCACAGAACTGGTCTGA
- the rpsR gene encoding 30S ribosomal protein S18, with amino-acid sequence MARPFFRRRKSCPFAAKDAPKIDYKDVRLLQGFVSERGKIVPSRITAVSAKKQRELAQAIKRARHLGLLPYIVK; translated from the coding sequence ATGGCACGCCCGTTTTTCCGCCGCCGCAAGAGCTGCCCCTTCGCCGCCAAGGATGCGCCGAAGATCGATTACAAGGACGTCCGTCTGCTGCAGGGCTTCGTGTCCGAGCGCGGCAAGATCGTCCCCAGCCGCATCACCGCGGTGTCCGCCAAGAAGCAGCGTGAGCTGGCCCAGGCCATCAAGCGCGCCCGTCACCTGGGCCTGCTGCCCTATATCGTGAAGTAA
- the rpsF gene encoding 30S ribosomal protein S6 produces MALYEHVFLARQDLAQAQVDALAETATKIVEENEGKVTKVETWGLRSLAYKIAKNRKAHYVMLNIDAPGNVIAELERQTQINEDIIRYMTIKVEELEAGPSVMMRKQERAERGDRAPRGDRGPRREREEAPAAE; encoded by the coding sequence ATGGCTCTTTACGAGCATGTGTTCCTTGCGCGCCAGGATCTGGCACAGGCGCAGGTGGACGCTCTGGCGGAAACCGCCACCAAGATCGTCGAGGAAAATGAAGGCAAGGTGACCAAGGTCGAGACCTGGGGCCTGCGTTCGCTCGCATACAAGATCGCCAAGAACCGCAAGGCGCACTACGTCATGCTGAACATCGACGCACCGGGCAACGTGATTGCCGAGCTGGAGCGTCAGACCCAGATCAACGAAGACATCATCCGCTACATGACCATCAAGGTCGAAGAGCTGGAAGCCGGTCCGTCGGTGATGATGCGCAAGCAGGAACGCGCCGAACGCGGCGACCGTGCCCCCCGTGGCGACCGTGGCCCGCGCCGTGAGCGCGAAGAAGCCCCGGCTGCCGAATAA
- a CDS encoding MATE family efflux transporter, which yields MIAGNVAWSGIAATDLLLVGRLGAEAVAAGALAINLFNALLIFGLGLVTAAAPLIASERGRRRHSVRDVRRTVHQTLRAAAFFVLPAWLILWHCEAILRAMGQEPDLAREAGHLMRGMQWALLPFLCFTTLRNFISALERPLWGLIIMMLGIPFNVLAGWALIFGHLGLPALGLLGAGIASTLSSTFLFLGLLTVILVDRRFRRYRLMGRFWTRDRDRQRAVWTLGLPIAITLGLEVTVFNASAFLMGLIDRESLAAHAVAIQIASLVFMVPMGIGQAATVRVGVAYGRADPAAIGRAGWLALIVGTGFAMAAALMLVLIPRPLVSIFLDVHDPANLATANLAVSFLAVAALFQLVDAAQAVGAGVLRGIQDTKVPMIFALVGYWIIGIGVGALLAFPMGLHGVGIWFGLAAGLGTVAILLIARWSLRDRLRLIPR from the coding sequence ATGATCGCGGGCAATGTCGCCTGGTCGGGAATCGCGGCGACCGACCTGCTGCTCGTCGGTCGACTGGGTGCGGAAGCGGTCGCCGCCGGGGCACTGGCGATCAATCTCTTCAACGCGCTGCTGATCTTCGGCCTCGGCCTCGTCACGGCCGCCGCGCCGCTGATCGCCAGCGAACGCGGCCGTCGTCGCCATTCGGTGCGCGACGTGCGCCGCACCGTCCACCAGACGCTGCGCGCCGCCGCCTTCTTCGTGCTGCCGGCCTGGCTGATCCTGTGGCATTGCGAGGCGATATTGCGCGCCATGGGCCAGGAGCCCGACCTGGCGCGCGAAGCCGGCCATCTGATGCGCGGGATGCAATGGGCGCTGCTGCCCTTCCTCTGCTTCACTACGCTGCGCAACTTCATTTCGGCACTGGAACGACCACTCTGGGGCCTCATCATCATGATGCTCGGCATCCCGTTCAACGTGCTGGCGGGCTGGGCGCTGATCTTCGGCCATCTCGGCCTGCCCGCGCTCGGCCTGCTGGGCGCCGGCATCGCCAGCACCCTCTCTTCCACCTTCCTGTTCCTGGGCCTGCTGACCGTCATCCTGGTCGATCGCCGCTTCCGTCGCTATCGCCTGATGGGCCGCTTCTGGACGCGTGACCGCGACCGACAGCGGGCGGTGTGGACGCTGGGCCTGCCGATCGCGATCACGCTGGGGCTGGAAGTCACCGTGTTCAACGCCTCGGCCTTCCTGATGGGGCTGATCGACCGGGAATCGCTCGCCGCCCATGCCGTGGCGATCCAGATCGCCTCGCTGGTCTTCATGGTGCCGATGGGCATCGGCCAGGCCGCGACCGTGCGCGTCGGCGTCGCCTATGGCCGGGCCGATCCCGCCGCGATCGGCCGGGCCGGCTGGCTGGCGCTGATCGTCGGCACCGGTTTCGCCATGGCGGCCGCGCTGATGCTGGTCCTGATCCCGCGACCGCTGGTGTCGATCTTCCTCGACGTCCATGATCCGGCCAATCTCGCCACCGCCAATCTGGCGGTCAGCTTCCTGGCGGTCGCCGCGCTGTTCCAGTTGGTCGACGCTGCCCAGGCCGTCGGCGCCGGCGTGCTGCGCGGCATCCAGGATACCAAGGTGCCGATGATCTTCGCCCTGGTCGGCTACTGGATCATCGGCATCGGCGTCGGCGCCCTGCTCGCCTTCCCGATGGGGCTGCATGGCGTTGGCATCTGGTTCGGCCTGGCTGCGGGTCTCGGCACGGTGGCGATCCTGCTGATCGCGCGCTGGTCGTTGCGCGATCGGCTGCGCCTCATCCCGCGCTAA
- a CDS encoding ABC transporter permease: MNGPNLRAVAAIYKFELHRFRRTWLTGLLVPVITTSLYFIVFGGAIGSRMTEIDGIPYAAFIVPGLIMMSMFTESIFNASFGIYMPKFTGTIYELLSAPVSAMETVIAYVGAAATKALIVGFIIFATAHLFVDLPVAHPFAMVGFMLLIAVSFCLFGFILGIWAQGFEQLQVIPLLIITPMTFLGGAFYSIHMLAEPWRTITLFNPIVYLISGFRWTFFGKGDVGIEFSLLFVGGMLAVCLGIIAWVFRTGYRLKK, from the coding sequence ATGAACGGCCCCAATCTGCGCGCCGTCGCCGCCATCTACAAGTTCGAGCTGCACCGGTTCCGGCGCACCTGGCTGACCGGCCTGCTGGTGCCGGTCATCACCACATCGCTCTATTTCATCGTGTTCGGCGGGGCGATCGGCTCGCGCATGACCGAGATTGACGGCATTCCCTACGCCGCCTTCATCGTGCCCGGCCTCATCATGATGTCGATGTTCACGGAGAGCATCTTCAATGCGAGTTTCGGCATCTACATGCCCAAATTCACCGGCACCATCTATGAGTTGCTCTCGGCGCCGGTGTCGGCGATGGAGACGGTGATCGCCTATGTGGGCGCAGCGGCGACCAAGGCGCTGATCGTCGGCTTCATCATCTTTGCCACGGCGCATCTGTTTGTCGACCTGCCGGTGGCCCATCCCTTCGCCATGGTCGGCTTCATGCTGCTGATCGCGGTGAGCTTCTGCCTGTTCGGCTTCATCCTGGGCATCTGGGCGCAGGGGTTCGAGCAGTTGCAGGTGATCCCGCTGCTGATCATCACGCCGATGACCTTCCTGGGCGGCGCCTTCTACTCGATCCACATGCTGGCCGAACCGTGGCGCACCATCACGCTGTTCAACCCGATCGTCTATCTGATCTCGGGCTTCCGCTGGACCTTTTTTGGCAAGGGTGATGTCGGGATCGAATTCAGCCTGCTGTTCGTGGGCGGCATGCTTGCAGTTTGCCTAGGCATCATCGCCTGGGTGTTCCGCACCGGCTATCGGCTCAAGAAGTAA
- a CDS encoding plasmid stabilization protein, with translation MPRGDKDRYTDKQKRKAAHIVQGYEERGVSHDEAEARAWATVNKDSGGGNLSGSGRGKPDSHAAERRKAADRSAAAKKGWETRRRRAQG, from the coding sequence ATGCCCAGAGGCGACAAGGATCGTTACACTGACAAGCAGAAGCGCAAGGCCGCGCATATCGTGCAAGGCTATGAAGAACGTGGCGTTTCGCATGACGAGGCGGAGGCGCGGGCCTGGGCGACCGTGAACAAGGATTCGGGCGGCGGAAATCTGTCGGGATCGGGGCGGGGCAAGCCCGACAGCCATGCCGCCGAACGGCGCAAGGCGGCCGATCGATCGGCCGCGGCGAAGAAGGGGTGGGAAACGCGCCGCCGCCGGGCGCAGGGCTGA
- a CDS encoding SDR family oxidoreductase yields MARKLENKVAVVTGGTTGIGLGIAQELAEAGARLFITGRRQEELDAAVRTIGHGAVGVQGDVTRFADLDRLYDVVQQQGAQIDILVANAGGGSFQPIGAITEDEFDRTFGLNVKATLFTVQKALPLLRDGASIILTGSTESVRALPAFSVYGATKAAIRNFARHWILDLKDRHIRVNTIAPGATRTPGLQGLAADDAEWQALEGGLASQIPLGRLADPREIGKAATFLASDDASYVNGVELFVDGGFAQI; encoded by the coding sequence ATGGCACGCAAATTGGAAAACAAGGTGGCGGTTGTGACCGGCGGCACGACCGGCATTGGCCTGGGCATCGCGCAGGAATTGGCCGAAGCCGGCGCCAGGCTGTTCATCACCGGCCGGCGGCAGGAGGAACTGGACGCGGCGGTCCGCACCATCGGCCATGGTGCCGTGGGTGTGCAGGGCGACGTGACCCGGTTCGCCGATCTCGACCGCCTCTATGATGTCGTGCAGCAGCAGGGCGCCCAGATCGATATATTGGTCGCCAATGCCGGTGGCGGCAGCTTCCAGCCGATCGGCGCCATTACCGAGGACGAGTTTGATCGCACCTTCGGCCTGAACGTGAAGGCGACGCTGTTCACGGTGCAGAAGGCGCTGCCGCTGCTGCGCGACGGGGCATCGATCATCCTGACGGGATCGACGGAGTCGGTGCGCGCTTTGCCGGCCTTCAGCGTCTATGGCGCAACCAAGGCGGCGATCCGCAATTTCGCGCGCCACTGGATCCTCGACCTCAAGGACCGCCATATCCGGGTGAATACGATCGCGCCGGGTGCCACCCGCACGCCGGGGCTGCAGGGGCTGGCTGCTGACGACGCGGAATGGCAGGCGCTGGAAGGTGGTTTGGCGTCGCAAATCCCGCTCGGCCGGCTGGCCGACCCGCGCGAGATCGGCAAGGCGGCAACCTTCCTCGCCTCCGACGACGCCAGCTATGTCAACGGCGTCGAACTGTTCGTCGATGGCGGCTTCGCGCAGATCTGA
- the rplI gene encoding 50S ribosomal protein L9 has product MEIILLERIEKLGAIGDVVTVKDGYARNFLLPNKKALRSNAANKAVFEANRAKIEADNAARRSDAEKAAEGVNGKQIVLIRQSSNAGHLYGSVAVRDVVDALHADGVTNVSKAMVVLERPIKTLGVFDVKVALHPEVAVTITVNVARSPEEAELQAQGVDVMADLFEKDEAGFTEDYDPNAEPGEIAVEAEEAPAEEA; this is encoded by the coding sequence ATGGAAATCATTCTCCTTGAGCGCATCGAAAAGCTGGGCGCGATCGGCGACGTCGTCACCGTGAAGGATGGTTACGCTCGTAACTTCCTGCTGCCCAACAAGAAGGCTCTTCGTTCGAACGCCGCCAACAAGGCTGTGTTCGAAGCCAACCGCGCGAAGATCGAAGCCGACAACGCCGCTCGTCGTTCGGACGCCGAAAAGGCTGCCGAAGGCGTCAACGGCAAGCAGATCGTCCTGATCCGCCAGTCGTCGAACGCCGGCCACCTGTACGGCTCGGTCGCCGTCCGTGACGTCGTCGATGCGCTGCACGCCGATGGCGTGACCAACGTCTCCAAGGCGATGGTCGTGCTGGAGCGTCCGATCAAGACACTGGGCGTCTTCGACGTCAAGGTCGCGCTGCACCCGGAAGTGGCCGTCACCATCACGGTGAACGTTGCCCGCTCGCCGGAAGAAGCCGAACTGCAGGCGCAGGGCGTCGACGTGATGGCCGACCTGTTCGAGAAGGACGAAGCCGGCTTCACCGAGGATTACGATCCGAACGCCGAGCCGGGCGAAATCGCCGTCGAGGCGGAAGAAGCTCCGGCCGAAGAAGCCTGA
- a CDS encoding LysR family transcriptional regulator, whose amino-acid sequence MNDLRLFAAVVTHGGFAAAGRALRLPKSKLSRRVAELEQRLGVRLIERSSRRFRVTELGLSVYDQCRIAVAAAERAEALVESSLSEPRGTVRFSCPTGLTPFIAALLPDFLTLYPKGHVQIVAVDRPVDLIGERIDVALRVRTRLDTDAELTMRTLARSRRILVASPALANQVAGQHIDALPSLPTLSSSGEDGAVSWHLEGPDGGTRVIEHHPRLSCGDFETIRRAAIAGLGVALLPDHVCMADLRSGALALPFPEWQAQEGIVHLVFTTRTGLPPLVRAWIDHLAAHFSNGDIFSP is encoded by the coding sequence ATGAATGATCTTCGTCTGTTTGCGGCGGTTGTGACCCATGGTGGCTTTGCCGCCGCCGGCCGGGCGCTGCGCCTCCCCAAGTCGAAACTCAGCCGCCGGGTCGCGGAGTTGGAACAGCGGCTGGGCGTGCGGTTGATCGAACGCTCATCGCGCCGGTTCCGGGTCACCGAGCTTGGCCTGTCGGTCTATGACCAGTGCCGCATCGCCGTGGCCGCCGCGGAACGCGCCGAAGCCCTGGTCGAATCCAGCCTCAGCGAACCCAGGGGCACCGTCCGCTTTTCCTGCCCGACCGGCCTCACCCCGTTCATCGCCGCCCTATTGCCCGATTTCCTGACCCTCTATCCCAAGGGCCATGTCCAGATCGTCGCGGTCGATCGCCCCGTCGACCTAATCGGCGAGCGGATCGATGTCGCCCTGCGCGTGCGCACCCGATTGGACACCGACGCGGAACTGACGATGCGCACCCTGGCGCGCAGCCGCCGTATTTTGGTCGCCAGCCCCGCGCTCGCCAATCAGGTGGCAGGACAGCACATCGATGCCCTGCCGTCCCTGCCGACGCTCAGTTCATCGGGGGAGGATGGCGCGGTGAGCTGGCATCTCGAAGGCCCCGATGGCGGGACACGGGTGATCGAGCATCATCCGCGCCTGAGCTGCGGCGATTTCGAGACCATCCGCCGCGCCGCCATTGCGGGGCTCGGCGTGGCGCTGCTGCCCGATCATGTCTGCATGGCCGACCTGCGCTCGGGCGCCCTGGCGCTGCCGTTCCCGGAATGGCAGGCGCAGGAGGGGATCGTCCACCTCGTCTTCACCACCCGCACCGGGCTGCCGCCGCTGGTGCGCGCCTGGATCGACCATCTCGCCGCCCATTTCAGCAACGGCGATATCTTCTCGCCCTGA
- a CDS encoding DUF808 domain-containing protein has product MPSGLIALLDDVAGIAKMAATSLDDVAAAAGKAGTKAAGVVIDDTAVTPNYVMGLSPERELPIIWKIARGSLRNKLLFLLPAALALSAFAPWLLPPLLMLGGAFLCFEAAEKLLEAIQGGHDEVADAAATLTSKELEDQKVSSAIRTDFILSGEIMAIALGTVASEPIWEQAIILVVVAIAITAGVYGVVGFIVKMDDIGLHLAQRSGAATRAIGRGLVKAMPVLMSVLGVVGTAAMLWVGGGLIVHGLHEFHWDLIPGTIHHVAEGAAHAVPAIAPVVDWLVNAIGAGIVGLVIGGIIVAVLHLFKKH; this is encoded by the coding sequence ATGCCTTCGGGTCTGATCGCGCTGCTCGACGACGTTGCCGGTATCGCCAAGATGGCGGCCACGTCGCTGGATGATGTCGCCGCTGCCGCCGGCAAGGCCGGCACCAAGGCCGCCGGCGTCGTCATCGACGATACTGCCGTCACGCCCAATTATGTCATGGGCCTGTCGCCCGAACGCGAACTGCCGATCATCTGGAAGATCGCGCGCGGATCGCTGCGCAACAAATTGCTGTTCCTGCTGCCGGCGGCACTGGCGCTCAGTGCCTTTGCGCCCTGGCTGCTGCCGCCGCTGTTGATGCTGGGCGGCGCCTTCCTCTGCTTCGAGGCGGCGGAAAAGCTACTCGAAGCGATCCAGGGCGGCCATGACGAGGTGGCGGATGCCGCCGCGACCCTGACCTCCAAGGAACTGGAGGACCAGAAGGTTTCCAGCGCGATCCGCACCGACTTCATCCTGTCGGGCGAGATCATGGCGATTGCGCTCGGCACTGTCGCCAGCGAGCCGATCTGGGAACAGGCGATCATCCTGGTCGTCGTCGCCATCGCGATCACCGCCGGCGTCTATGGCGTGGTCGGCTTCATCGTGAAGATGGACGATATCGGCCTGCACCTCGCCCAGCGCAGCGGCGCGGCGACGCGCGCCATCGGCCGGGGCCTGGTGAAGGCAATGCCGGTGCTGATGAGCGTGCTGGGCGTCGTCGGTACGGCGGCGATGCTGTGGGTCGGCGGCGGCCTGATCGTCCATGGCCTGCACGAATTTCACTGGGATCTGATCCCCGGCACGATCCATCATGTGGCCGAGGGGGCAGCCCATGCCGTGCCCGCGATCGCGCCGGTGGTCGACTGGCTTGTCAACGCGATCGGCGCGGGCATTGTCGGTCTGGTGATCGGCGGCATCATCGTTGCCGTGCTGCATCTGTTCAAGAAGCACTGA